A genomic window from Elaeis guineensis isolate ETL-2024a chromosome 3, EG11, whole genome shotgun sequence includes:
- the LOC105041417 gene encoding transport inhibitor response 1-like protein: protein MREERSSEMSDEEPPGGGGDGPPPPFSDQVLENVLESVLQFLDCRRDRNAASLVCRSWCRAEGQTRRELFIGNCYAVSPARAVERFPRVRALVLKGKPRFADFDLVPAGWGARFSPWLAAFATANPWLERLCLKRMSVSDADLYLLARSFPSFHDLTLICCDGFGTAGLAAIAEHCRHLRVLDLIENDVEDLEDQALDWVSRFPESTTSLESLVFDCVGCEVNMDALEALVARSPSLRRLRVNQRVSVGQLRRLMVRAPQLTDLGTGSFEVGQGEWEMEIAELEAAFAASRSLVCLSGFRNHSLEYFPAIYVVCANLVSLNLGYSVITTEEFEPVIIHCHNLQTLWVLDTVQDEGLQAVAATCKDLRELRVFPLDGAEESEGFVSDIGLIAISEGCPKLRSILYFCQRMTNAAVVSMSRNCPELVVFRLCIMGFCRPDRLTGEPMDEGFGAIVMNCKKLTRLAVSGLLTDKAFGYIGKYGKSVRTLSVAFAGNSDSGLRYVLEGCPKLQKLEIRDSPFGDAALLSGIHHYYNMRFLWMSSCKLSIRGCKEVARRLPHLVVEVIRDRPEKDDGEAMEKDDGEAVEKLYMYRSLAGPRDDAPPFVKIL from the exons ATGAGAGAGGAGAGATCGTCCGAGATGTCGGACGAGGAGCCCCCTGGTGGCGGTGGCGACGGCCCTCCGCCGCCATTCTCCGACCAGGTCCTGGAGAACGTCCTCGAGAGCGTGCTCCAGTTCCTGGACTGCCGCCGGGACCGGAACGCGGCCTCGCTGGTGTGCCGGTCCTGGTGCCGCGCCGAGGGCCAGACCCGGCGCGAGCTCTTCATCGGCAACTGCTACGCCGTCTCCCCGGCACGCGCCGTCGAGCGCTTCCCCCGCGTCCGGGCGCTCGTTCTCAAGGGCAAGCCCCGCTTCGCCGACTTCGATCTCGTCCCCGCAGGGTGGGGTGCCCGCTTCTCCCCCTGGCTCGCCGCCTTCGCCACCGCCAACCCCTGGCTCGAGCGCCTCTGCCTCAAGCGCATGTCCGTCTCGGACGCCGACCTCTACCTCCTCGCCCGCTCCTTCCCCTCCTTCCACGACCTCACTCTTATCTGCTGCGACGGCTTCGGCACCGCCGGCCTCGCCGCCATCGCCGAGCATTGCAG gcACCTCCGAGTGCTGGATCTGATAGAGAACGACGTGGAGGACTTGGAGGACCAGGCGCTGGACTGGGTGTCGAGATTCCCGGAGTCGACGACGAGCCTGGAGTCGCTCGTCTTCGACTGCGTGGGATGCGAGGTGAACATGGATGCGTTGGAGGCGCTCGTCGCGCGCTCCCCCTCCCTCCGGAGGCTGCGGGTGAACCAGCGCGTCTCCGTCGGCCAGCTCCGGCGCCTCATGGTGCGGGCGCCGCAGCTCACCGACCTCGGCACCGGTTCCTTCGAGGTGGGGCAGGGGGAGTGGGAGATGGAGATCGCCGAGCTGGAGGCCGCCTTCGCCGCCTCCAGGTCCCTGGTGTGCCTCTCGGGCTTCCGGAACCACTCTCTGGAGTACTTCCCTGCCATCTACGTGGTTTGTGCCAACCTCGTGTCTCTCAATCTCGGATACTCGGTGATCACCACCGAGGAGTTCGAGCCGGTCATTATTCATTGCCACAATCTCCAAACTCTCTGG GTTCTTGACACCGTTCAAGATGAAGGGCTCCAGGCAGTGGCTGCGACTTGCAAGGATCTCCGTGAGCTCCGGGTATTCCCTTTGGATGGAGCAGAGGAATCCGAGGGCTTTGTATCGGACATCGGCCTCATTGCAATTTCCGAGGGATGTCCGAAGCTCCGATCGATTCTTTACTTCTGCCAACGAATGACCAATGCTGCCGTGGTGAGCATGTCCAGGAATTGCCCGGAGTTGGTCGTGTTCCGTCTCTGCATCATGGGCTTCTGCCGCCCCGATCGCCTCACCGGGGAACCCATGGATGAGGGGTTCGGGGCCATCGtgatgaactgcaagaagctCACCAGGCTTGCTGTTTCTGGCCTGCTGACCGACAAGGCCTTCGGGTACATTGGAAAGTATGGGAAGTCGGTGAGGACCCTGTCGGTGGCCTTCGCGGGGAACAGTGACTCCGGTCTGAGGTATGTGCTTGAGGGGTGCCCCAAATTGCAGAAGCTTGAGATCAGGGACAGCCCTTTCGGGGATGCAGCTCTTCTCTCTGGGATTCACCATTACTATAACATGAGGTTCTTGTGGATGTCTTCGTGCAAGCTTTCGATTAGGGGTTGCAAGGAAGTGGCCCGGAGGCTGCCTCACTTGGTGGTGGAAGTGATCAGGGACAGACCTGAGAAAGATGATGGTGAGGCCATGGAGAAAGATGATGGTGAGGCCGTTGAGAAGTTATACATGTACCGGTCTCTTGCAGGGCCAAGGGATGATGCACCTCCTTTTGTGAAGATCCTATAG